A genomic stretch from Empedobacter stercoris includes:
- a CDS encoding OmpA family protein codes for MKKISYLLSVIGLGIFAQAQEVTETVNNDYNKWSIEAQAGANKATVPFTNGYYNETPSFYNVNFGIRYMFNNKFGLKLSGGYDRLKEGEGSKHFRSNFYRVDLSGVANLGRMMNFETWTNTFGLLAHGGVGYGFMNNDATKGESSGLLDDNDEMGLVSLGLTPQVKLTNRLVLTGDLSYSKTIRQKTTWDGQSSNTSASRGFDGSLWNATLGLTFYLGKNEKHADWVYEPSRADLEERIATIEQMLKDSDGDGVADYLDQEPDSAPGAVVDTKGVTIDHNGNGIPDNIEEYIKENAGGNTTIVNDADFLEQMINSGIINVYFDYNSDKPYQQSVGGIKFVSEYLKAKPNAQIDILGFADPVGGDAFNKDLSRRRAENVKAILVNQGANASQLTTIGEGEDKEFKNSQVSSHQLARRVVFRVK; via the coding sequence ATGAAAAAGATTTCATACCTATTAAGTGTAATTGGATTAGGGATTTTTGCTCAAGCGCAAGAAGTAACTGAAACAGTTAACAACGATTACAACAAGTGGTCTATTGAAGCACAAGCTGGTGCAAATAAGGCTACAGTTCCATTTACAAATGGATACTATAATGAAACTCCAAGTTTTTATAATGTAAACTTTGGTATTCGTTATATGTTTAACAACAAATTTGGTCTTAAATTATCAGGTGGTTATGACCGTTTGAAGGAAGGAGAAGGTTCTAAACATTTTAGATCAAATTTCTACCGTGTTGATTTATCAGGAGTTGCTAACTTAGGACGAATGATGAATTTTGAAACTTGGACAAACACGTTTGGGTTATTAGCTCATGGTGGTGTTGGTTATGGTTTTATGAACAATGATGCTACTAAGGGAGAATCATCTGGCTTATTAGATGATAACGACGAAATGGGATTAGTTTCATTAGGTTTAACTCCACAAGTTAAATTGACAAATAGACTTGTTTTAACAGGAGATTTATCTTATTCAAAAACTATTCGTCAAAAAACAACATGGGACGGACAGTCATCTAATACTTCTGCAAGTAGAGGGTTTGATGGTTCTTTATGGAACGCGACATTAGGTTTAACATTTTACTTAGGTAAAAATGAAAAACACGCGGATTGGGTGTATGAACCATCTCGTGCAGATTTAGAAGAACGTATTGCAACCATTGAACAAATGTTAAAAGATTCTGATGGAGATGGTGTTGCTGATTATTTAGATCAAGAGCCAGATTCAGCTCCAGGAGCAGTTGTTGATACTAAAGGTGTTACAATTGACCACAATGGGAATGGTATTCCAGATAATATTGAAGAATACATCAAAGAAAATGCTGGAGGAAATACAACAATCGTTAACGATGCTGATTTCTTAGAGCAAATGATCAACTCTGGTATCATCAATGTATACTTTGATTACAATTCGGATAAACCATACCAACAATCAGTTGGAGGTATCAAATTTGTATCTGAATACTTAAAAGCTAAACCAAATGCTCAAATTGACATTTTAGGTTTTGCTGATCCAGTAGGAGGTGATGCTTTCAATAAAGATTTATCTCGTAGAAGAGCAGAAAATGTAAAAGCTATTTTAGTTAATCAAGGCGCTAACG
- a CDS encoding ribose-phosphate pyrophosphokinase, with translation MEQSAFLFSTRGSVDLAQKIADYYGQELGKSKIVEFSDGEFVPAFEQPIRGARVFLIGSTMQPTDNLMELLLMCDAAKRASAKSITVVIPYFGFARQDRKDAPRVPIGAKLVAKMLMTAGATRVMTMDLHADQIQGFFEIPVDHLFASTIFVEYIKGLGLDDICIASPDMGGAKRANTYAKYLNADIVICHKERKIANHVDSMMLIGEVEGKNVILVDDMIDTAGTLAKAAELIMSKGAKSVRAIATHGVLSGPAYERLENSMLTEIAITDSIPLKNNSTTKIKVLSCAPLFADVMHLVHSNKSISQRFVI, from the coding sequence ATGGAACAATCAGCATTTCTTTTTTCAACAAGAGGATCAGTAGATTTGGCACAAAAAATTGCCGATTATTATGGTCAAGAACTTGGTAAATCTAAAATTGTAGAATTTAGTGACGGAGAGTTCGTACCCGCTTTCGAACAACCTATTCGTGGAGCTCGTGTTTTCTTAATCGGTTCTACAATGCAACCAACAGACAATTTAATGGAATTACTTTTGATGTGTGATGCTGCAAAACGCGCTTCAGCAAAAAGTATTACTGTCGTTATTCCTTACTTTGGTTTTGCTCGTCAAGACCGTAAAGATGCACCCCGCGTGCCAATTGGAGCAAAATTAGTAGCAAAAATGTTAATGACAGCAGGTGCTACACGTGTAATGACAATGGATTTACATGCCGATCAAATTCAAGGATTTTTTGAAATCCCTGTTGATCATTTGTTTGCTTCTACCATTTTTGTAGAGTACATCAAAGGATTAGGTTTAGATGATATTTGTATCGCTTCTCCAGACATGGGAGGTGCAAAACGCGCTAATACCTATGCAAAATACCTGAATGCAGATATTGTAATTTGTCACAAAGAACGTAAAATTGCAAATCATGTTGATAGCATGATGTTAATCGGAGAGGTAGAAGGTAAGAATGTTATCTTAGTAGATGATATGATTGATACAGCTGGAACTTTAGCAAAAGCAGCAGAATTAATCATGTCAAAAGGTGCAAAATCTGTTCGTGCAATTGCTACTCATGGTGTCTTATCAGGACCTGCTTATGAGCGTCTTGAGAACTCGATGTTAACGGAAATTGCAATAACTGATAGTATTCCATTAAAAAATAATAGCACAACTAAAATAAAAGTGTTATCTTGCGCTCCGCTTTTTGCTGATGTTATGCATTTAGTACACAGCAATAAATCTATTAGCCAACGTTTTGTTATCTAA
- a CDS encoding 50S ribosomal protein L25/general stress protein Ctc encodes MKSITIQGVKREDLGKVATRNLRNAEQVPCVVYGSGEPIHFSAEEKAFKSLVYTPEAHTVTIELADGAKVQAILQDIQFHPVTDRILHVDFYQLSDDKAVTMEVPVRLVGRARGLVAGGVLRFNMRKLKVRAIPANLPDEIEIDITPMRIGHKMYVESLKNDKYTFAHPDNAVVVAIRTSRNAVKDADQDEDEE; translated from the coding sequence ATGAAGTCAATTACAATTCAAGGTGTGAAAAGAGAAGACTTAGGTAAAGTGGCAACACGTAACCTACGTAATGCTGAACAAGTACCTTGTGTGGTTTACGGTTCAGGAGAGCCTATCCACTTTTCAGCTGAAGAAAAAGCATTCAAATCATTAGTCTATACTCCAGAAGCTCACACTGTGACGATCGAGTTAGCTGACGGTGCTAAAGTTCAAGCAATTTTACAAGACATCCAATTTCACCCAGTAACAGATAGAATCTTACACGTAGATTTCTACCAATTAAGTGATGACAAAGCTGTAACAATGGAAGTTCCTGTTCGTTTAGTAGGACGTGCTCGTGGTTTAGTAGCTGGTGGGGTTTTACGTTTCAACATGCGTAAATTAAAAGTTCGTGCTATTCCAGCAAACTTACCTGATGAAATCGAAATCGATATTACACCAATGAGAATTGGTCACAAAATGTATGTTGAATCATTGAAAAATGATAAGTATACTTTCGCACATCCAGATAACGCAGTAGTAGTAGCTATTCGTACTTCTCGTAATGCTGTTAAGGATGCTGATCAAGATGAAGACGAAGAATAA
- the sul2 gene encoding sulfonamide-resistant dihydropteroate synthase Sul2 — translation MNKSLIIFGIVNITSDSFSDGGRYLAPDAAIAQARKLMAEGADVIDLGPASSNPDAAPVSSDTEIARIAPVLDALKADGIPVSLDSYQPATQAYALSRGVAYLNDIRGFPDAAFYPQLAKSSAKLVVMHSVQDGQADRREAPAGDIMDHIAAFFDARIAALTGAGIKRNRLVLDPGMGFFLGAAPETSLSVLARFDELRLRFDLPVLLSVSRKSFLRALTGRGPGDVGAATLAAELAAAAGGADFIRTHEPRPLRDGLAVLAALKETARIR, via the coding sequence ATGAATAAATCGCTCATCATTTTCGGCATCGTCAACATAACCTCGGACAGTTTCTCCGATGGAGGCCGGTATCTGGCGCCAGACGCAGCCATTGCGCAGGCGCGTAAGCTGATGGCCGAGGGGGCAGATGTGATCGACCTCGGTCCGGCATCCAGCAATCCCGACGCCGCGCCTGTTTCGTCCGACACAGAAATCGCGCGTATCGCGCCGGTGCTGGACGCGCTCAAGGCAGATGGCATTCCCGTCTCGCTCGACAGTTATCAACCCGCGACGCAAGCCTATGCCTTGTCGCGTGGTGTGGCCTATCTCAATGATATTCGCGGTTTTCCAGACGCTGCGTTCTATCCGCAATTGGCGAAATCATCTGCCAAACTCGTCGTTATGCATTCGGTGCAAGACGGGCAGGCAGATCGGCGCGAGGCACCCGCTGGCGACATCATGGATCACATTGCGGCGTTCTTTGACGCGCGCATCGCGGCGCTGACGGGTGCCGGTATCAAACGCAACCGCCTTGTCCTTGATCCCGGCATGGGGTTTTTTCTGGGGGCTGCTCCCGAAACCTCGCTCTCGGTGCTGGCGCGGTTCGATGAATTGCGGCTGCGCTTCGATTTGCCGGTGCTTCTGTCTGTTTCGCGCAAATCCTTTCTGCGCGCGCTCACAGGCCGTGGTCCGGGGGATGTCGGGGCCGCGACACTCGCTGCAGAGCTTGCCGCCGCCGCAGGTGGAGCTGACTTCATCCGCACACACGAGCCGCGCCCCTTGCGCGACGGGCTGGCGGTATTGGCGGCGCTGAAAGAAACCGCAAGAATTCGTTAA
- the pheS gene encoding phenylalanine--tRNA ligase subunit alpha: MIDQIKQYIEEVKNFHSTNASEIEEFRIKFLGKKGILADLFTQFKSVPNEQKKEFGQVVNELKTLATEKSTVLKNEISNEGKTDTSLDLTRPGEPFTLGSRHPINITKNRIIEIFNRIGFSVSEGPEIEDDWHNFTALNLPAHHPARDMQDTFFIEKDPDIVLRTHTSSVQIRHMENNQPPMRFLAPGRVYRNEAISSRSHMMFHQIEGLYIDEGVSFADLKQTLSYFTTELFGKSEIRLRPSYFPFTEPSAEVDVYWGLETETDYRMTKGTGWLEIMGCGMVDPNVLRNVDIDPEKYSGYAFGMGIERIALLLYQIGDIRLYTENDKRFLEQFQSELF; this comes from the coding sequence ATGATTGACCAAATCAAACAATATATTGAAGAAGTAAAAAACTTCCATTCGACGAATGCTTCTGAAATAGAAGAGTTCAGAATTAAATTTTTAGGTAAAAAGGGAATTTTAGCAGACTTGTTTACACAGTTTAAGTCTGTTCCAAATGAACAAAAAAAGGAATTTGGTCAAGTTGTGAATGAATTAAAAACATTGGCAACTGAAAAATCGACTGTTCTTAAAAATGAAATCTCAAACGAAGGAAAAACAGATACTTCTTTAGATTTAACTCGTCCAGGAGAACCTTTTACTTTAGGGTCTCGTCATCCTATCAACATTACAAAAAATCGTATTATCGAGATTTTTAATCGTATTGGTTTCAGTGTTTCTGAAGGTCCAGAAATAGAAGATGATTGGCACAATTTTACAGCGCTTAATTTGCCTGCGCATCACCCAGCACGTGATATGCAAGATACTTTTTTCATCGAAAAAGATCCAGATATAGTGTTGCGTACCCATACATCATCTGTTCAGATTCGTCACATGGAAAATAATCAACCACCAATGCGTTTCTTAGCGCCAGGGCGTGTTTACCGTAACGAAGCTATTTCATCTCGTTCGCACATGATGTTTCACCAAATCGAAGGTTTATATATTGATGAAGGTGTTTCCTTTGCCGATTTGAAACAAACGTTAAGTTATTTCACAACAGAGTTATTTGGTAAATCTGAAATTCGTTTACGTCCTTCTTATTTCCCTTTTACTGAACCTTCTGCTGAGGTTGATGTTTATTGGGGATTGGAAACCGAAACGGATTATCGTATGACCAAAGGAACCGGTTGGTTAGAAATTATGGGATGTGGTATGGTTGACCCAAATGTTTTGCGTAATGTCGATATCGATCCTGAGAAATATTCGGGTTATGCATTTGGAATGGGAATCGAACGTATTGCCTTGTTGTTGTATCAAATTGGAGATATCCGTTTGTACACAGAAAATGACAAACGTTTCTTAGAGCAATTTCAATCAGAATTATTTTAA